The uncultured Desulfuromonas sp. genome has a segment encoding these proteins:
- a CDS encoding leucyl aminopeptidase, with protein sequence MTKFSVYTATAWPEAVDCRIVAMTEQSWSSLPVAEQTQEEALLRRAREDGEFSAKKGQTLLLHCGGETAPRLLIVGLGSEDKLSSRCWREAGALAVSLLRKKKLSRYLFECDTFAAEGLGKVADALLDGAMLEAYRYTRYKKPEETEPEEFVCVLSGIDDDSLSEVQTLVAQRDLINRGVWFARDLVNEPSNVKTPEYLADQAWQVAEQTGMKCTILGPAELKKQGFGALLAVAQGSICEPRLICLDYRGGNDEQAPVVLVGKGVTFDSGGISLKPGEGMDMMKMDMAGGAAVLATLSVVARLKLPINVVGVVPAVENMPSDRATRPGDIVTSLAGKTIEILNTDAEGRLILADALTWAAQFNPEVMIDLATLTGACIIALGHHSSAVIGNDEPLIAALRDAGEAVGQPIWPLPLFDGYREQIKSQVADVKNIGGRPAGTITAAAFLNTFTEEQRWAHLDIAGTAWEEKGKPGQPVGGTGVGVRALVAFLMKRCAD encoded by the coding sequence ATGACGAAATTTTCTGTTTATACTGCAACGGCCTGGCCAGAGGCGGTCGATTGCCGCATCGTTGCCATGACCGAACAAAGCTGGTCGTCGTTACCGGTTGCTGAACAGACGCAAGAAGAGGCCCTGTTGCGTCGTGCCCGTGAGGATGGTGAGTTTTCCGCTAAAAAAGGACAGACGTTGCTGCTCCATTGTGGTGGTGAAACAGCGCCGCGTTTGCTGATTGTCGGTCTGGGCAGTGAGGACAAACTGTCCTCACGCTGTTGGCGTGAGGCGGGGGCGTTAGCTGTTTCTCTGTTGCGCAAGAAAAAACTGTCCCGCTATCTGTTTGAGTGCGACACCTTTGCCGCCGAGGGGCTGGGCAAGGTCGCTGACGCCCTGCTTGACGGCGCGATGCTGGAAGCCTATCGCTATACCCGCTATAAAAAGCCCGAAGAAACGGAACCGGAAGAGTTTGTCTGTGTGTTGAGCGGTATTGATGACGACAGCTTGTCTGAGGTTCAGACGCTGGTCGCGCAACGTGACCTGATCAATCGCGGCGTGTGGTTTGCCCGTGATCTGGTCAACGAACCGAGCAACGTCAAGACGCCCGAATATCTGGCCGATCAGGCGTGGCAGGTGGCCGAGCAAACCGGGATGAAATGCACCATACTCGGTCCGGCTGAGCTGAAAAAGCAGGGGTTTGGTGCGCTGCTGGCGGTTGCCCAGGGCAGCATCTGCGAACCGCGTCTGATCTGTCTCGACTATCGTGGCGGCAATGACGAACAGGCGCCCGTGGTACTGGTCGGCAAGGGGGTGACGTTTGACAGCGGTGGCATCTCCCTTAAGCCCGGCGAGGGCATGGATATGATGAAAATGGATATGGCCGGTGGTGCGGCGGTGTTGGCCACTTTGTCCGTCGTTGCCCGCCTTAAGCTGCCGATTAATGTCGTCGGTGTGGTTCCGGCTGTGGAAAACATGCCGTCGGATCGGGCCACACGTCCCGGTGACATTGTCACGTCGCTGGCCGGCAAGACCATCGAAATTCTCAACACCGATGCCGAGGGTCGCCTGATTCTGGCCGATGCTTTGACCTGGGCGGCGCAGTTCAATCCCGAGGTGATGATCGATCTGGCCACCTTAACCGGCGCGTGTATCATTGCTCTGGGCCATCACAGCAGTGCCGTGATCGGCAATGATGAACCGTTGATCGCCGCTCTGCGTGACGCCGGTGAGGCGGTGGGCCAACCGATCTGGCCGCTGCCGTTGTTTGACGGCTATCGCGAGCAGATCAAAAGTCAGGTGGCGGATGTGAAGAATATCGGCGGACGCCCGGCCGGAACCATTACGGCGGCAGCGTTCCTCAATACCTTTACCGAAGAGCAGCGCTGGGCGCATCTGGATATTGCCGGAACCGCTTGGGAAGAAAAAGGCAAACCGGGCCAGCCTGTTGGCGGCACCGGGGTTGGTGTACGGGCTCTGGTGGCGTTTTTGATGAAACGGTGTGCTGATTAG